The region TGGTGTACGAGAAGTTGGGCTTCTTCACATCGTTCGAGGCCACCACCACCGTGGAGACCTCGAAGTCGACCACGTTGGTGGCCGGGTCGTCGATCCGCATGATCGCGCCGTGCGCGCCCTCGGCCGTCGGCTTGGCGGTCACGTTGACGGTGACGGTCTTGTTGAGCGGCAGCGCGACCGTCTTCGGGGCCTTGAACGTGCCGTCGTTGCCCTGCAACGTGACATCGTGCTTGATGGTGCCGGCCGGGCCGCTGGTACGGGTGATCTTGACCGGGTAGGTCTTGCCCTGCCCGACCTTGTGACCGCCGTCGGACGCGCCACAACGGTTGTAGACGCCGGTGCCCCGACCCGGGTTCGGCACGAACTTCACGCCGTTCCAGATGGTCAGCTGGTCGGCCAGCGGGCTGCAGACCGCAGCGTCGGAGACGTACGACCGGGTCTCGACGCCCTGGCGCAGCAGCTGCCAGGCGCCCGGCACGTTGACCATGCCGTAGCCCTGCGCGTACGTCGGCACGCCCGCGATCGGCTTGGCCGAGGTGAACAGCGCACGCCGCAGGGCGGCCGGGCTGACGCCCCGGTCGGTGGCCTTGGCGGCCGACAGCAGCAGCGCGCCGGCACCGGCGGCCTGCGGGGACGCCATCGAGGTGCCGTTGAGCATCGCGTAGCCCGGGGGCAACGCGTAGCCGGCCTCGGGGACCGGGGCACCGAGCTGCCAGGTCGGTGCGGTGGAGATGGCCGAGCCGGGGGCGGCGATGTTCGGCTTGAAGCCGCCGTCCTCGCGCGGGCCACGGGAGGAGAAGTTGAACAGGGCGTTCTTCTTCCGCACGACCGACCCGTAGTTGGCCAGCCAGGTGTCCTTGCTGATGCTGGCGGCGGCACTGATCACGTTGCTGGCGACGGACGGGTCGCCGACCGTGTTGAGGCCCGGCCCGGAGTTGCCAGCCGAGATGACCATCTGCACGCCGTACGTCTCGATCAGCTCGTTGTAGAGGTTCGCCCGGGCGTTGTTGCCGTCGTTCAGGCCCGGAAGGCCACCGATCGACATGTTGACGATGTCGACCCCACGGTTGGCCACGAGGTCGATCATGCCGGTGGTGAGGGCCGCTGCGGTGCAGCCGCCGCCCCAGGAGCAGGCGCGGGCGGAGACCAACTTGGCACCCGGGGCCGCGCCGTCGAAGGCGTCGTTGCCGAGCATGTCGTTGGCGGCGGTGATGCCGGCGACGTGGGTGCCGTGGGTGCTCTCGACGATGCCGATGTTGACGTAGTCGTAGGTGCCCGGCAGCCCGATCGGCGCGGTGTTCACGTTCTTGCGGTACTCGACGACGAACGGCTGCCGCTCGGCGACCGGGGTCGCCGGGTTGTCGGTGCCGAAGTACCCGATGTCGTACTTCTCCTTGTACGGCCGCATCAGCGCGTCGTCGGTGAAGTTCCGGTTCTGGTTGGCGTCCACCCAGATGTTGTTCGTGGCCGGGTCGTACAGCACACCCCAGGTGTCGGTGGTGTCACCGTCGCGGTTGACGTCACCGCGGGCGTCGCTGTTGGTGGTGACCGACTCGCTGAACAGGTTGAACCGGTACGTGCCGGCCGGTGCCGTCCAGGTGCCGAGACCTTCGATGGTGAACGACGGACCGGTGACCTGGGTCTGCATCCGCCGCCACGTCCCGTCCTCCAGCGGGTCCGTCGCGGTCACCCAGTCGACGATCTTGCGCTCGCCGGTGGTGGTCTGCTGCAACGCCGGATGGGCCAGGTCGACACCGGAGTCCATGATGCCGATCGTGACGCCCCGGCCGTCCCACTCCGGGTGGGCCGCGGTGAACGCCACCGCGCCGGTTTCGTTCGTCGGCATGTACGGGTTGTCCGCCCGGGTGGCCTCGCCCGGCGCCCCGACCGTGGCCTGCCGTGCGCCGGCGGTGCCGGCGGGGGTCTTCTCCGGGGTCGGGTCGGGCAGCTGGATGACCTCGTCCAGGTCGACGGCCGACACGCCGGGCAGCCGTGCCGCCGTGAGGGCCTTGTCGGTCGGGACCTTGGCCAGCACGAAGCCGACCTTGTCCTGCCGCTGGCTGACCGTGCCGCCGAGCTTGGTGAGGCTGTCGGCGACGTCCCCCGCCTCGCCCTTCTCGGTGGAGACGATCAGGGTGACGGTCGGGGCCTTCTTCGCCTTGGCTTCGCTGAGCAGTTTGGCGTCGTGAGCGCCCAGCGTCTCGGCGGCGGTGGCCGGGGAAGCATCCGGTGCGGTGACGGGGGCGGCGGCCGCGGTGGCGGCACCACCCACGACGGTCACGGCGCTAGCCGCCAGGACCGACGCGAAGAGCG is a window of Micromonospora sp. WMMD961 DNA encoding:
- a CDS encoding S8 family serine peptidase encodes the protein MSKPRNLGRRTSAALFASVLAASAVTVVGGAATAAAAPVTAPDASPATAAETLGAHDAKLLSEAKAKKAPTVTLIVSTEKGEAGDVADSLTKLGGTVSQRQDKVGFVLAKVPTDKALTAARLPGVSAVDLDEVIQLPDPTPEKTPAGTAGARQATVGAPGEATRADNPYMPTNETGAVAFTAAHPEWDGRGVTIGIMDSGVDLAHPALQQTTTGERKIVDWVTATDPLEDGTWRRMQTQVTGPSFTIEGLGTWTAPAGTYRFNLFSESVTTNSDARGDVNRDGDTTDTWGVLYDPATNNIWVDANQNRNFTDDALMRPYKEKYDIGYFGTDNPATPVAERQPFVVEYRKNVNTAPIGLPGTYDYVNIGIVESTHGTHVAGITAANDMLGNDAFDGAAPGAKLVSARACSWGGGCTAAALTTGMIDLVANRGVDIVNMSIGGLPGLNDGNNARANLYNELIETYGVQMVISAGNSGPGLNTVGDPSVASNVISAAASISKDTWLANYGSVVRKKNALFNFSSRGPREDGGFKPNIAAPGSAISTAPTWQLGAPVPEAGYALPPGYAMLNGTSMASPQAAGAGALLLSAAKATDRGVSPAALRRALFTSAKPIAGVPTYAQGYGMVNVPGAWQLLRQGVETRSYVSDAAVCSPLADQLTIWNGVKFVPNPGRGTGVYNRCGASDGGHKVGQGKTYPVKITRTSGPAGTIKHDVTLQGNDGTFKAPKTVALPLNKTVTVNVTAKPTAEGAHGAIMRIDDPATNVVDFEVSTVVVASNDVKKPNFSYTNEGSVDRNGFTSYFVTVPEGAKALQVNLSGIATGSQTRFIAINPLGVPVESTASTVCYTNFSDVNVCKPQERDYQNPLPGVWEIEVESRRTSPALNNPFKLQARVQGLTVEPELVELPSVEAGEPTNVSWDVTNTFGPVSVSGRSGALTGVRTERPTITEGGPNQEWTVEIPAGTSTFTARIGNPANAGADLDLYVYRGTTEVGRAADGDSEEAVTLTNPAAGTYRVVVEPYGVDGPGTSTAYDYYDAFASASLGTITAPAVAVPLMHGESTTITGTVTAVAVPSDGRQLSGELAIVTTEGAIVGRGTVSIGAVN